A portion of the Candidatus Tanganyikabacteria bacterium genome contains these proteins:
- a CDS encoding homogentisate 1,2-dioxygenase: protein MFPLNKGAAPRQAHVGIPAGLHEEEYGRNGFFGRATHLYHEHPPTAWSRISGPLQPHALRVCDLVPADRDDPRGMPLTFLSNADVALRVSRRSQPMPFCYRNADSDDVYFVHRGAGRIETDFGPIEFEAGDYVVIPRGITYRVVPSTTDNFFLVIESASEIRLPDKGMLGPHALFDPGVIRTPEPRPVREDREWEVLIRREGEFTSVWYPFHPLDVAAWKGDAVTWQVNVRDIRPVVSPRYHLPPSVHTTFLGHNFVICTFLPRPLEVEDPEALRVPFYHRNIDFDEVIFYHDGDFFSRDGIKPGWVTFHPQGIHHGPHPKAVEAAKTKERTDETAVMVDTKRQLRLTDEARAASWDAYVASWQAPGSSGVRPAPGQHR from the coding sequence ATGTTCCCGTTGAATAAGGGCGCCGCGCCCAGGCAGGCCCACGTCGGCATCCCGGCCGGCCTCCACGAGGAGGAGTACGGCCGCAACGGCTTCTTCGGCCGCGCCACGCACCTCTACCACGAGCATCCGCCGACCGCCTGGTCGCGCATCAGCGGGCCGCTGCAGCCGCACGCCTTGCGGGTTTGCGACCTGGTGCCGGCGGATCGCGACGATCCGCGCGGCATGCCGCTCACGTTCCTGTCGAACGCGGACGTGGCGCTGCGCGTCTCCCGGCGATCGCAGCCGATGCCCTTCTGCTACCGCAACGCCGATTCCGACGACGTGTACTTCGTGCACCGCGGCGCGGGCCGCATCGAGACCGATTTCGGGCCCATCGAGTTCGAAGCGGGCGACTACGTGGTGATCCCGCGCGGCATCACGTATCGCGTCGTGCCTAGCACCACCGACAACTTCTTCCTCGTGATCGAGTCGGCCAGCGAGATCCGGTTGCCCGACAAGGGGATGCTCGGGCCGCATGCGCTCTTCGATCCGGGCGTCATCCGCACGCCCGAGCCCCGGCCGGTGCGGGAGGATCGCGAATGGGAGGTGCTGATCCGGCGCGAGGGCGAGTTCACCAGCGTCTGGTACCCCTTCCATCCCCTCGACGTCGCGGCCTGGAAGGGCGACGCCGTCACGTGGCAAGTCAACGTGCGCGACATCCGGCCGGTCGTCTCGCCGCGCTATCACCTGCCGCCGTCGGTGCACACGACGTTCCTGGGGCACAACTTCGTGATCTGCACGTTCTTGCCTCGGCCGCTGGAGGTCGAGGATCCCGAGGCGTTGCGGGTGCCCTTCTACCACCGCAACATCGACTTCGACGAGGTCATCTTCTACCACGACGGCGATTTCTTCAGCCGGGACGGCATCAAGCCGGGCTGGGTGACCTTCCACCCGCAGGGCATCCACCACGGCCCCCACCCGAAGGCCGTGGAGGCCGCGAAGACCAAGGAACGCACCGACGAGACGGCGGTGATGGTGGACACGAAACGCCAGTTGCGCCTCACGGACGAGGCTCGCGCCGCCTCCTGGGACGCGTACGTGGCAAGCTGGCAGGCCCCCGGGAGCTCCGGCGTCCGGCCGGCCCCCGGCCAGCACCGATGA
- a CDS encoding MMPL family transporter, which translates to MELAFAAMGRWIHRNRLRVIVAWILLFCLGSLGASQLPHRLFEGSSEIPGTESARMERVLREEFDNPYTRALIVGLTSDKFTVDDPTYQRWIRGVIGALRPLPEVQELTTWLDLKDKRLRSPDGHQTAVMVGMRVKSLEEEQRAVPRLRAALADLKAEMKATDPAARAAVTGRAAILYDIDTHMKRDGEAAESKAVPLSMIILLGAFGALVAAGIPLLVAMLGITIAMGMGFLLTMVMPVSTFIVNIATMLGLAVGIDYSLLMVNRFRKALAEGLPVGDAVAETTAKAGTAVLYSGLTVMISMTALFLAPLVEFRGIGIGGCFVVVVSVAAVLTLVPATLSLVGERVDAPRWLSSRMRLPDRETWWRNVAGWVMDRPWRVLVAGTIAVLAIAWPALQMDTGFSNSRWFPLSMECRQGIEILGPLQQYNAVIPIYAVVRAPAGEKILQTKYIPKLHQFARKLQGDERVGSVLSPVTLRDDLGLLQYLMLYRNSDRALERFPQIKQLLLSKDGSAALFQIIPANHVLLRETQALSLDVAKLSVGGPLKLEVGGEPAYYNDFVGTMNWAFPLIIGVVLSVTLVVLFVAFRSYLLPIKAVVMNLLSVGAGFGVLVMVFQFGWGASLFGMSEAMGAVPISIPVFVFCLTFGLSMDYEVFLLTRIKEIYDETGDNRHATAEGLASTGGIITNAAAIMVVVFGAFAFVEMPLGKMMGLGLATTVLVDATIIRIFLVPAFMRIAGRWNWVPGHKAPERLALHHVPVE; encoded by the coding sequence ATGGAGCTAGCCTTCGCGGCCATGGGTCGCTGGATTCACCGCAATCGCCTGCGAGTGATCGTCGCCTGGATCTTGCTGTTTTGCCTCGGCTCGCTTGGCGCGAGCCAGTTGCCGCATCGGCTCTTCGAGGGCAGCTCCGAGATCCCGGGCACCGAGTCGGCCCGGATGGAACGCGTGCTGCGCGAGGAGTTCGACAACCCCTACACCCGGGCGCTGATCGTCGGCCTCACCAGCGACAAGTTCACCGTCGACGATCCCACTTACCAGCGCTGGATCCGCGGCGTCATCGGCGCGCTGCGGCCCCTGCCCGAGGTGCAGGAGCTCACGACCTGGCTCGACCTGAAGGACAAGCGCCTGCGCAGCCCGGACGGCCACCAGACGGCCGTGATGGTGGGGATGCGCGTGAAATCGCTGGAAGAGGAGCAGCGCGCGGTCCCCAGGCTCCGGGCGGCCCTTGCCGACCTCAAGGCCGAGATGAAGGCCACGGATCCCGCGGCCAGGGCCGCCGTGACGGGCCGCGCCGCCATCCTCTACGACATCGACACCCACATGAAGCGCGACGGCGAGGCGGCCGAGAGCAAGGCAGTGCCGCTGTCGATGATCATCCTGCTGGGCGCGTTCGGCGCCCTGGTGGCCGCCGGCATCCCCTTGCTGGTGGCCATGCTGGGCATCACCATCGCCATGGGCATGGGCTTCCTGCTCACGATGGTCATGCCGGTGTCAACCTTCATCGTCAACATCGCCACGATGCTGGGGCTGGCCGTGGGCATCGACTACTCGCTGCTGATGGTCAACCGCTTCCGCAAGGCCCTGGCCGAAGGCCTACCGGTGGGCGACGCCGTTGCGGAGACGACCGCCAAGGCCGGCACGGCGGTGCTCTACTCGGGCCTGACCGTCATGATCAGCATGACCGCGCTGTTCCTGGCGCCGCTGGTGGAGTTTCGCGGCATCGGCATCGGCGGCTGCTTCGTGGTCGTCGTGTCGGTCGCGGCGGTGCTGACGCTGGTACCGGCCACCCTGTCGCTGGTCGGCGAACGCGTGGACGCCCCGCGCTGGCTCTCGTCGCGCATGCGCCTGCCGGATCGCGAAACGTGGTGGCGCAACGTCGCGGGCTGGGTGATGGACCGGCCCTGGCGCGTGCTGGTGGCCGGCACGATCGCCGTGCTGGCGATCGCCTGGCCGGCCCTGCAGATGGACACGGGCTTTTCCAACTCGCGCTGGTTCCCGCTCTCCATGGAGTGCCGCCAGGGCATCGAGATCCTCGGCCCGCTCCAGCAGTACAACGCCGTGATCCCCATCTACGCGGTGGTGCGGGCGCCGGCGGGCGAGAAGATCCTGCAGACGAAGTACATCCCGAAGCTGCACCAGTTCGCCCGCAAGCTGCAAGGAGACGAACGCGTCGGCTCGGTTCTGTCGCCCGTGACGCTCCGCGACGATCTCGGCCTGCTGCAGTACCTGATGCTCTACCGCAACTCCGACCGGGCGCTCGAGCGGTTCCCGCAGATCAAGCAGTTGCTCTTGAGCAAGGATGGATCGGCGGCGCTCTTCCAGATCATCCCGGCCAACCACGTGCTGCTGCGCGAGACGCAGGCGCTGTCCCTGGACGTCGCGAAACTGTCGGTAGGCGGCCCCTTGAAGCTGGAAGTCGGCGGCGAACCCGCGTACTACAACGATTTCGTCGGCACGATGAACTGGGCGTTCCCGCTGATCATCGGCGTGGTCCTCTCGGTGACCCTCGTCGTGCTGTTCGTGGCCTTCCGGTCATACCTCCTGCCGATAAAGGCCGTCGTGATGAACCTGCTGTCGGTCGGGGCCGGCTTCGGTGTGCTGGTGATGGTCTTCCAGTTCGGCTGGGGCGCCTCGCTCTTCGGCATGTCCGAGGCGATGGGCGCCGTGCCCATCTCGATCCCGGTGTTCGTGTTCTGCCTGACCTTCGGCCTCTCGATGGACTACGAGGTCTTCCTGCTCACGCGGATCAAGGAAATCTACGACGAGACCGGCGACAACCGGCACGCCACGGCCGAAGGCCTCGCCTCGACGGGCGGCATCATCACGAATGCCGCGGCGATCATGGTGGTCGTGTTCGGCGCGTTCGCCTTCGTCGAGATGCCCCTCGGCAAGATGATGGGGCTGGGCCTGGCGACCACGGTCCTGGTGGACGCCACCATCATCCGCATCTTCCTTGTCCCCGCGTTCATGCGCATCGCCGGGCGCTGGAACTGGGTGCCCGGCCACAAGGCGCCCGAAAGGCTGGCATTGCACCATGTTCCCGTTGAATAA